A stretch of the Halomonas sp. BDJS001 genome encodes the following:
- a CDS encoding glycosyltransferase, whose translation MHIADVTMFHAPASGGVRTYLQAKHRVFSRIPQLRTSLLVPGAERDSLGDHHTLPALHLPLGQGYRFPLRGSPWRDTLIALKPDLIEAGDPYVTAWAALVAGQRLGVPVVGFYHSDLPRLMGDRFGRYVEKRLTHYVTSLYSQFDSVLAPCHAMANRLREWGVDNVRVQPLGVDLAHFNPQQHDPVFRQAMGIPSDKKLLIFVGRNSREKNIDVLLATMRQLGSDYHLLLMGPGMPHHVPSNVTIVDRCCGAHEVAKALASSDALLHAGTRETFGLIAQEAMASGIPVVAANAGALAENVPLGAGILCKPLDPTAMAEACVALFSNDVASSGHYARRHVERHFNWDGVMHSLLEHYQHLCHSSQPYALHQHH comes from the coding sequence TTGCACATTGCCGATGTGACGATGTTTCATGCCCCCGCCAGCGGCGGCGTGCGCACCTATTTACAGGCCAAACACCGTGTTTTTTCGCGCATTCCACAGCTGCGTACCAGCCTGCTGGTGCCGGGGGCGGAGCGCGATAGCCTCGGCGACCACCACACCTTACCAGCGTTACATCTGCCGTTAGGTCAGGGCTACCGTTTTCCGCTGCGAGGCTCACCCTGGCGCGATACCCTGATTGCTCTAAAGCCCGACCTGATTGAGGCTGGCGACCCGTACGTGACGGCATGGGCGGCGCTGGTTGCGGGCCAGCGGCTCGGCGTGCCGGTGGTGGGGTTCTATCACTCTGATCTTCCGCGCTTAATGGGGGATCGTTTTGGGCGCTACGTTGAGAAGCGCTTAACCCACTATGTCACGTCACTCTATAGCCAGTTTGATAGCGTGCTGGCACCCTGTCATGCCATGGCGAACCGGCTGCGGGAATGGGGCGTTGATAACGTTCGCGTTCAACCGCTGGGCGTCGATTTGGCGCACTTTAACCCACAGCAGCATGACCCAGTTTTCCGCCAAGCCATGGGCATACCCAGCGATAAAAAGCTGCTGATTTTTGTGGGGCGTAATTCTCGCGAGAAGAATATTGACGTGTTACTGGCGACGATGCGTCAGCTAGGCAGCGATTACCATTTGCTGCTAATGGGCCCCGGTATGCCGCATCACGTACCCAGCAATGTCACCATTGTGGATCGCTGCTGTGGCGCCCACGAGGTAGCGAAGGCACTCGCCAGTAGCGATGCCTTGCTGCACGCGGGCACTCGGGAGACATTCGGATTAATTGCCCAGGAAGCCATGGCGAGCGGGATTCCAGTCGTAGCAGCAAACGCAGGGGCGTTGGCAGAAAACGTGCCGTTGGGTGCAGGCATTTTATGTAAGCCGCTTGATCCCACGGCCATGGCTGAGGCGTGCGTGGCGCTATTTAGCAATGATGTGGCCTCCAGCGGGCACTATGCACGCCGCCATGTAGAACGCCATTTCAATTGGGATGGCGTGATGCACTCACTGCTTGAGCACTATCAACACCTTTGCCACAGCAGCCAACCGTATGCACTCCACCAACACCACTAA
- the ptsP gene encoding phosphoenolpyruvate--protein phosphotransferase, translated as MSDASQTLTLLAPVEGVVIPLNEVPDPVFAGLALGDGIALDPLGECLHAPCDGEVVQCARTRHALTLRTDAGLELLIHLGLDTVELQGQGIELLVAVGDQVRAGEPLCRFDADVLALGASALITPIVVTEPAGWRLLPPRHGKGERVALGEKLMVLTRTSAEQGEAAMTKGPLVERCLTLALAAGLHARPAARLRAIAREYDVDLEVHREPAAEGASANAESLSALMNLGLVAGSPLRLIAQGTRGEVALDAAEALLTTPEAEEHAVGKPPVGFQKPLGVGEMAGLVASYGLATGPLVVYQPPLPSVPYDGEGGSVESPRLKQALNRISEDLAKAEVQATQQGQVAEAEIFAAHGAWLEDPNLVAAAEARIGDGRSAGQAWREALDAEAERLATSGNDLLAARVTDLRDLQRCVMAALSNDHQQAAPELPEGVILAAEDLTPSELVVVADQHPAGLCLAGGGTTSHVAILARARGIPCLVAMGQGLLEAAHEASLESVILDAENGCLALKPTSIQLAEMAERIEVRRQQAETARAAAHETAITLDGRTIEVRANIGGAEEARLAAASGADGVGLLRSEFLFLERDNAPDEESQCKEYQAALTALNGKPVIIRTLDIGADKQLPYLRLPTVPNPALGVRGVRLWQSQPKLLETQLRALLGVTPLQALHIMLPMVSEASELREVRQRLEALAAELGLSERPRLGAMVEVPSAALCAASLADEADFLSIGTNDLTQYTLAMDREDPALASRADVLHPAVLRLIQATVAGAAKRCSVGVCGSAASDELAAPLLVALGVDELSVEPARIPAVKAALRRLDTAALAAKLPELLALHDAIAVRRRLGELLALDDAAPSATSSTTTTPLVRC; from the coding sequence ATGTCCGATGCAAGTCAAACCCTAACCCTGCTAGCCCCTGTAGAAGGGGTGGTGATTCCCCTCAACGAAGTGCCCGACCCTGTTTTCGCTGGCTTAGCGCTAGGCGATGGCATTGCCCTTGACCCCCTCGGCGAGTGCCTACATGCTCCCTGCGACGGAGAGGTAGTGCAATGTGCCCGCACTCGCCACGCCCTGACACTGCGAACCGACGCTGGCCTAGAGCTGCTGATTCACCTGGGACTGGACACGGTGGAATTGCAGGGCCAGGGCATCGAACTTTTGGTGGCGGTTGGCGACCAAGTCCGCGCCGGTGAACCGCTGTGCCGCTTTGACGCCGATGTACTGGCGCTGGGTGCCTCTGCGCTTATCACGCCCATAGTGGTCACCGAACCCGCTGGCTGGCGCCTGTTGCCGCCCCGCCATGGCAAGGGGGAGCGAGTTGCCCTAGGCGAAAAGCTGATGGTGCTTACGCGCACCTCAGCGGAGCAGGGCGAAGCCGCAATGACCAAAGGCCCATTAGTGGAGCGTTGCCTAACGCTCGCTCTCGCGGCAGGGCTGCATGCCCGTCCTGCGGCGCGGCTAAGAGCGATCGCACGGGAGTACGATGTTGATTTGGAAGTGCACCGTGAGCCAGCGGCAGAAGGTGCTAGTGCGAATGCTGAAAGCTTAAGTGCGCTAATGAACCTTGGCTTAGTCGCAGGCAGCCCTTTGCGTCTGATTGCTCAGGGCACTCGGGGGGAGGTCGCTTTGGACGCCGCTGAAGCGCTGCTGACGACTCCCGAAGCCGAGGAGCACGCTGTAGGCAAGCCCCCAGTGGGGTTTCAAAAACCGCTTGGGGTAGGGGAAATGGCCGGCTTGGTCGCCAGCTATGGCTTGGCGACTGGCCCGCTGGTGGTTTATCAACCGCCACTGCCTAGTGTGCCTTACGACGGCGAAGGTGGAAGTGTAGAGTCCCCACGCCTTAAACAGGCATTGAACCGTATCAGTGAGGACTTAGCAAAAGCCGAGGTGCAGGCGACACAACAAGGGCAGGTCGCCGAGGCGGAAATCTTCGCAGCCCATGGCGCTTGGCTTGAAGATCCCAACTTAGTCGCGGCGGCAGAGGCGCGGATTGGTGATGGCCGCAGTGCTGGCCAAGCCTGGCGGGAAGCATTAGACGCTGAAGCAGAGCGGCTTGCTACTAGCGGTAACGACTTGCTGGCTGCCCGTGTCACGGATCTGCGCGACCTGCAGCGATGTGTGATGGCGGCGCTGAGTAACGACCATCAACAGGCAGCGCCTGAGCTGCCCGAAGGCGTCATCTTGGCGGCGGAGGATTTAACCCCTTCGGAGTTAGTGGTCGTAGCTGACCAGCACCCCGCTGGGCTTTGTCTTGCTGGCGGTGGCACCACTTCTCATGTGGCTATCCTGGCGCGGGCTCGGGGTATCCCTTGTCTAGTGGCCATGGGGCAGGGGCTATTGGAAGCAGCTCATGAGGCCTCCCTTGAAAGCGTCATTCTAGATGCCGAGAACGGCTGCTTGGCACTGAAGCCAACGTCGATACAACTGGCCGAGATGGCTGAGCGGATTGAGGTTCGCCGACAGCAAGCCGAGACGGCGCGGGCGGCCGCTCATGAGACAGCCATTACCTTGGACGGACGTACTATTGAGGTGCGCGCTAATATTGGTGGCGCCGAGGAAGCGCGCCTAGCGGCAGCATCAGGTGCCGATGGCGTAGGCCTGCTACGCAGCGAGTTTCTGTTCCTAGAGCGAGATAACGCCCCGGACGAGGAGTCTCAGTGCAAAGAGTATCAAGCCGCTTTGACGGCTTTAAACGGTAAGCCAGTGATTATTCGCACGCTGGATATCGGCGCCGACAAGCAGCTTCCTTATCTACGTTTGCCAACCGTGCCTAATCCAGCGTTAGGAGTTCGCGGCGTGCGCCTTTGGCAAAGCCAGCCCAAGCTTTTGGAGACACAGCTACGAGCGTTACTGGGTGTTACCCCGTTGCAAGCGCTGCATATCATGCTGCCTATGGTGAGCGAGGCCTCCGAACTACGCGAAGTGCGCCAGCGTTTAGAGGCGCTAGCCGCTGAGTTAGGGCTGAGTGAACGGCCGCGTTTAGGGGCCATGGTCGAAGTGCCTAGCGCCGCACTCTGCGCTGCCAGTCTTGCCGACGAGGCAGACTTCCTTTCCATTGGCACCAACGACTTAACCCAGTACACCCTCGCTATGGATCGTGAAGATCCAGCGCTTGCTAGCCGGGCTGATGTACTCCACCCGGCGGTACTGCGTCTGATCCAAGCGACGGTCGCTGGCGCCGCCAAGCGCTGTTCCGTCGGCGTATGTGGCAGTGCGGCCAGTGACGAACTGGCTGCTCCTTTGCTAGTAGCTTTGGGGGTCGATGAGCTCTCAGTAGAGCCTGCGCGAATTCCGGCGGTCAAGGCTGCTTTGCGCCGTCTGGACACCGCCGCCTTGGCAGCAAAGCTCCCTGAGCTACTGGCCCTTCACGATGCTATCGCGGTGCGTCGGCGCCTCGGCGAGCTGTTGGCGCTTGACGATGCAGCTCCATCAGCCACAAGTTCCACAACAACAACTCCCCTCGTGAGGTGCTGA
- a CDS encoding GntR family transcriptional regulator yields MDPRFSHLHLDPQGATPLYQQLARQLENAIETGAWESGEALPSERSLADTLNVSRITARKALDCLAELGLIRRSRGSGTFITPRLNQSLTRLVSFTELLTQRGFTPSSRWLERRLATPNVEESMRLGLGADAQVARLKRLRLADDVVMAVEDSCLPVSVLPDPQAVETSLYAVLEASGKSMARALQHVTAINADAELAGLAEVVEGQALLKITRLGYLADGTPAELTVTYCRTDYYDFMVELTR; encoded by the coding sequence ATGGATCCACGCTTTAGCCACCTGCACCTTGACCCGCAGGGCGCGACACCGCTCTACCAGCAGTTAGCCCGTCAGTTGGAGAATGCCATCGAGACGGGTGCCTGGGAGAGCGGCGAGGCGCTACCTTCAGAGCGGAGCTTGGCCGATACCCTCAATGTCTCGCGTATTACCGCGCGTAAGGCATTGGATTGTCTGGCTGAGCTGGGGCTCATTCGTCGTAGCCGTGGTTCTGGCACTTTCATCACGCCGCGTCTTAATCAGTCGTTAACCCGATTGGTGAGTTTCACCGAGCTACTGACTCAGCGTGGTTTTACGCCCAGCTCTCGATGGTTAGAGCGCAGGCTGGCAACTCCCAATGTGGAAGAGAGTATGCGTCTTGGTTTGGGTGCCGATGCCCAGGTGGCGCGCCTTAAGCGTTTACGCTTGGCCGATGATGTGGTGATGGCGGTAGAGGATAGCTGCCTACCTGTTTCAGTACTGCCGGATCCCCAAGCAGTAGAAACGTCTCTCTATGCGGTACTGGAAGCCAGCGGTAAGTCAATGGCTCGAGCCCTGCAGCATGTTACGGCCATCAATGCTGACGCAGAGCTAGCGGGGCTCGCCGAGGTAGTCGAGGGGCAGGCGCTTCTTAAGATCACTCGGCTAGGGTATCTGGCCGATGGCACGCCAGCAGAGCTTACGGTGACTTACTGCCGCACCGATTATTACGACTTTATGGTCGAACTGACTCGCTAG
- a CDS encoding SIS domain-containing protein, whose protein sequence is MSLMLDEARSAPEIIRSQLRRNAPMMADLAEQLRQSPPVSAVTVARGSSDHAASYFAYLCMKQNGIPVASLPPSLTTLAKAPWRTNGHLVIAVSQSGQSPDLVATQQALATSGARTLALLNTQGTPLGAASGTEILLHGGEEKSVAATKSYLATLSAMAQLLGHWNEDHSLLAALEGLPERLEKALEQDWAPAVEALQSADRMMVIGRGAGLAVAQEAALKFKETCAIQAEAFSGAEVRHGPMALIGPDYPVLVFAPPGPEQAGLLTLAEWLESVGAKVLLAADASVANRQLTLVDAGHEDLQPLSVIQSFYVMVAALAAARGSDPDRPRHLNKVTCTL, encoded by the coding sequence ATGTCCCTGATGCTCGATGAAGCCCGCAGCGCCCCGGAAATTATCCGGAGTCAACTGCGGCGAAATGCACCCATGATGGCTGATTTGGCCGAGCAACTGCGTCAGTCGCCGCCGGTTTCAGCGGTAACCGTGGCCCGCGGAAGCTCCGACCATGCCGCCAGTTACTTTGCCTATCTGTGCATGAAGCAAAACGGCATCCCAGTGGCCTCGCTACCCCCTTCATTGACGACACTGGCCAAGGCTCCTTGGCGGACTAACGGCCATCTGGTCATAGCCGTCTCCCAGTCAGGGCAGAGCCCTGATTTGGTTGCTACCCAGCAGGCGTTAGCGACCAGTGGTGCCCGCACATTGGCGCTGCTCAATACGCAGGGGACACCGCTAGGGGCGGCCAGTGGCACAGAGATCCTTCTCCATGGCGGGGAGGAAAAGAGCGTTGCGGCCACCAAAAGTTACCTGGCTACCCTCTCTGCCATGGCTCAACTACTGGGTCACTGGAACGAGGATCACAGCTTATTAGCCGCCCTGGAGGGATTGCCAGAGCGCCTGGAAAAAGCCCTTGAGCAAGATTGGGCGCCGGCGGTAGAGGCATTGCAGTCAGCCGACAGGATGATGGTCATTGGCAGGGGCGCTGGTCTGGCGGTTGCCCAAGAGGCGGCACTGAAATTCAAAGAGACCTGTGCCATTCAGGCCGAGGCCTTTAGCGGGGCTGAAGTTCGCCACGGCCCGATGGCGTTGATAGGCCCTGATTACCCAGTGCTGGTATTCGCGCCGCCCGGGCCGGAGCAGGCCGGGCTGCTAACGCTGGCCGAATGGCTAGAGAGCGTTGGGGCCAAGGTATTGCTAGCAGCCGATGCGAGCGTGGCTAACCGCCAACTAACGTTGGTGGACGCGGGCCACGAAGACCTGCAGCCGCTGTCCGTTATCCAAAGCTTCTACGTCATGGTGGCAGCCCTGGCGGCGGCCCGGGGCAGTGACCCGGATCGACCCCGGCACCTTAACAAGGTTACCTGCACACTTTAA
- a CDS encoding exoribonuclease II, translating to MLQNNAMLAQLKQQIRQTTPRAEGVIKATDKGFGFLETDDGESYFVPPPAMKQVIHGDRVEGVIHENGDKKSIEPEKLIEAGLDRFVSRVQKREGRLSVVPDHPSIKNVIKARIKNSLDEESIADGDWVVARLVRHPLKADDRAFFAQIDELVAKSDDPAVPWRVTLARHALEQECPDAGTDWPLIDEGLTREDLTSTPFFTIDGEKTRDMDDALHVSTRAEGGWRLSVAIADPTAYVEEGHAADLEARTRAFTVYLPGQNVTMLPEQLADDLCSLWEGKERPALACTLDINADGSMGDYRFFAANVKSHAKLVYDNVSDWIEGQGDWAPADEIAEQLTALRDLTEARTAWRNEHALVFKDRPDYVFDLDPAGNVLAVRTEERRIANRMIEESMIVANACCADFLAKHIGHGIFNVHRAFEPEKAEAAQEFLAGQEIIVEREALTELARYTELKRALESRDDAWLDARLRRFQGFTMMSAQPGPHFGLGLAAYATWTSPIRKYGDMVNHRLIKRVLKGEQAPAEATQQLTEQLTERRRLNRMAERDVKDWLYVRYLTPSAQNQDTFEAEIMAINRGGMRVRLLENGATAFVPAPLMHSDRSKVVIDDKEGRIQIEGEERYKLGDPIRVALTEAREETRSLVARPVV from the coding sequence ATGCTTCAGAACAACGCCATGCTTGCCCAGCTCAAGCAACAGATTCGTCAAACCACCCCCCGCGCTGAAGGGGTGATCAAAGCCACCGACAAAGGTTTCGGTTTTCTCGAAACCGACGACGGTGAATCCTATTTCGTGCCGCCGCCCGCCATGAAGCAGGTAATTCACGGTGATCGCGTGGAAGGCGTGATTCACGAGAACGGTGACAAAAAATCCATTGAGCCGGAAAAGCTGATTGAAGCTGGGCTGGATCGGTTTGTTTCCCGCGTGCAGAAACGTGAAGGCCGCCTGTCCGTCGTGCCCGACCATCCGTCGATTAAAAATGTTATCAAGGCACGGATTAAGAACAGCCTTGATGAAGAGAGCATTGCTGACGGTGACTGGGTCGTTGCGCGTTTGGTGCGCCACCCGCTGAAAGCCGACGATCGCGCTTTCTTTGCCCAGATTGATGAATTGGTTGCGAAAAGCGATGACCCGGCAGTACCGTGGCGCGTTACGCTGGCTCGCCATGCGCTGGAGCAAGAGTGCCCCGATGCAGGCACCGACTGGCCGTTAATTGATGAAGGCCTAACTCGCGAAGACTTAACGTCCACGCCCTTCTTCACCATTGATGGTGAAAAGACCCGCGATATGGATGATGCGCTGCACGTATCTACTCGTGCGGAAGGCGGCTGGCGGTTAAGCGTGGCCATTGCCGACCCCACCGCTTACGTGGAAGAGGGCCATGCGGCTGACTTGGAAGCTCGCACCCGCGCCTTTACCGTTTACCTGCCTGGCCAAAACGTCACGATGCTGCCAGAGCAGCTAGCGGATGATCTCTGCTCATTGTGGGAAGGCAAGGAGCGCCCTGCACTAGCCTGTACGCTGGATATTAATGCCGACGGCAGCATGGGTGATTACCGCTTTTTTGCGGCGAACGTTAAATCCCATGCCAAGCTCGTTTACGACAACGTCTCCGACTGGATCGAAGGTCAAGGCGACTGGGCACCCGCGGATGAGATCGCTGAGCAGCTCACCGCACTGCGCGATTTGACCGAGGCGCGTACCGCTTGGCGTAACGAACACGCGCTGGTGTTTAAAGACCGCCCCGACTATGTGTTTGACCTTGATCCCGCTGGCAACGTATTGGCCGTGCGCACCGAAGAGCGCCGCATTGCCAACCGCATGATCGAAGAGTCGATGATTGTGGCCAACGCATGCTGTGCGGATTTCCTGGCCAAGCACATCGGCCACGGTATCTTTAACGTGCACCGTGCCTTTGAGCCGGAAAAAGCCGAAGCCGCCCAGGAGTTTTTGGCCGGGCAAGAGATCATCGTCGAGCGCGAAGCGCTCACCGAGCTGGCCCGCTACACTGAGCTGAAGCGTGCGCTGGAAAGCCGCGATGACGCTTGGCTGGATGCGCGCCTGCGCCGTTTCCAGGGCTTTACCATGATGTCCGCACAGCCCGGCCCGCATTTTGGTTTAGGCTTGGCTGCCTATGCCACCTGGACGTCGCCAATTCGTAAGTATGGCGATATGGTCAATCACCGCTTGATCAAGCGCGTGTTGAAAGGCGAACAGGCGCCCGCCGAGGCTACCCAGCAGCTCACCGAGCAGTTGACTGAGCGTCGCCGCCTGAACCGTATGGCCGAACGCGATGTGAAGGATTGGCTCTACGTGCGTTACCTGACGCCCTCCGCGCAGAACCAGGACACCTTTGAGGCCGAAATCATGGCCATCAACCGTGGCGGCATGCGCGTTCGTCTGCTGGAAAACGGCGCAACGGCGTTTGTGCCCGCGCCTTTAATGCACAGTGACCGCAGCAAAGTGGTGATTGATGATAAAGAGGGCCGTATCCAAATCGAAGGCGAAGAGCGTTATAAGCTTGGCGATCCTATTCGGGTAGCACTGACCGAAGCCCGCGAAGAGACTCGTTCGCTGGTGGCACGTCCCGTCGTCTAA
- the nagA gene encoding N-acetylglucosamine-6-phosphate deacetylase: MQFGNILTFEGWRLGEIHWEGGRIKRISGEQVDPDTNAHPRILPGFIDLHVHGGGGADVMEGGEALATLARTHVRFGTTRLLATTMTAPDDHIRRTLRDIAAYMQAPAPLAAKVLGVHLEGPYINPGKLGAQPAYARTGLIEELDELCSLAPIRLITLAPELSGHMTLIRHLSERGVRVQLGHTLGSYEEGVEALAHGACGFTHLFNAMTGLHHRKPGMVGAALAHAQYAELIPDLLHVHPGAILTALRCIPNLYAVTDSTAAAGMPDGDYRLGEQTVTKCLGGVRLADGTLAGSTLTMDQALRNFVSLGLTLAEASDRLSRIPADFLGLGDIGRLEEGAAADFVVLDPQLQLQAVFVEGRSILGGA; the protein is encoded by the coding sequence ATGCAATTTGGCAATATCCTGACCTTCGAGGGCTGGCGCCTGGGGGAGATTCACTGGGAAGGGGGGCGTATCAAGCGTATCAGCGGCGAGCAGGTCGACCCTGATACCAACGCTCATCCTCGCATACTCCCCGGCTTTATCGATTTACATGTGCATGGGGGCGGCGGCGCTGATGTTATGGAAGGGGGCGAGGCTCTGGCTACCTTGGCCCGCACCCATGTGCGCTTCGGAACCACTCGGCTGCTGGCCACTACCATGACTGCGCCAGACGACCACATCAGAAGGACGCTGCGGGATATCGCGGCTTATATGCAGGCACCCGCGCCCCTGGCAGCCAAAGTGCTGGGCGTGCATTTGGAGGGGCCTTATATCAACCCTGGTAAGTTAGGCGCCCAGCCAGCCTATGCCCGGACGGGGTTGATCGAGGAGCTAGATGAGCTGTGCAGTCTGGCGCCGATTCGCCTGATTACCCTTGCCCCAGAACTCTCCGGCCATATGACTCTGATTCGCCACCTCAGCGAGCGCGGCGTTCGAGTGCAGCTAGGGCACACCCTGGGGAGCTATGAAGAAGGGGTCGAGGCTCTGGCTCATGGTGCCTGCGGATTCACCCACCTATTCAATGCCATGACCGGCCTGCACCACCGTAAGCCAGGTATGGTCGGAGCCGCGTTGGCCCATGCCCAGTATGCCGAGCTGATTCCCGACCTGCTGCATGTCCACCCTGGTGCCATCCTGACTGCCTTGCGCTGCATCCCCAATCTCTATGCGGTGACTGATTCCACCGCCGCTGCTGGCATGCCTGACGGCGATTACCGCCTGGGTGAGCAGACCGTCACCAAATGCTTAGGTGGCGTACGTTTGGCCGATGGCACCTTGGCCGGTAGCACGCTGACCATGGATCAAGCGCTGCGTAACTTCGTAAGCCTCGGACTTACGCTGGCTGAGGCTTCTGACCGCCTATCCCGCATTCCCGCTGATTTTCTGGGGCTTGGCGATATAGGTCGGCTTGAAGAAGGCGCTGCGGCTGACTTCGTTGTTCTTGACCCTCAACTCCAACTCCAAGCGGTCTTTGTAGAGGGCCGCTCTATCTTAGGAGGTGCCTGA
- the nagE gene encoding N-acetylglucosamine-specific PTS transporter subunit IIBC, giving the protein MTVMTLGSRLMGGLQQLGRSLMLPIAVLPIAGLLLRLGQPDLLDIAFIASAGEAIFANLALIFAIGLAVGFANDSNGAAGLAGVIGYLVLDAVLNSLNPEINMGVLAGIIIGSVAGLLYNRYQAIQLPDYLAFFGGRRFVPIVTGLAAVVLGFAFGAIWPPIQHGIDSLGQWLIDAGELGLFVYGVLNRLLIVTGLHHVLNSLVWFVFGSFDTASGAVVSGDLNRFFAGDPTAGRFMAGFFPVMMFGLPAAALAMYHAAPKGRRAQVGGLLLSLALTAFLTGVTEPIEFTFMFLAPLLYVMHALLTGISVALLHWLDVKLGFTFSAGAFDFALSYGLSTNGWLMLPVGLAYFIIYYTIFRWAIVRFDLPTPGRDPETVAPVGAEAAPSERGPAFVAALGGAANLQSVGACTTRLRLVLDNPDAIDEAALKTLGSRGLLRLQGGGLQVIVGPIADAVVDDIRAALSATGEAPVQPAEPGSPNSVAPPSMAIAPITPQTRQAWEQALGGARNVHSATAVASTRLRLELANVSVLDETALAGLGAHGLQRLQRGVIHIILDEQAEAVALGLSSH; this is encoded by the coding sequence ATGACCGTCATGACTCTTGGATCCCGTCTTATGGGCGGTCTACAGCAGCTTGGCCGCTCCCTAATGCTGCCGATTGCAGTGCTGCCTATCGCTGGCCTGCTATTACGTCTAGGCCAGCCAGATCTACTCGATATCGCCTTTATTGCTAGTGCAGGTGAGGCGATCTTCGCTAACTTAGCGCTGATTTTTGCCATCGGTTTGGCAGTGGGCTTTGCCAATGACAGCAATGGCGCAGCGGGCCTGGCCGGTGTCATTGGTTACTTGGTTCTCGATGCAGTGCTGAACTCTCTCAATCCAGAGATTAATATGGGAGTGTTGGCGGGTATCATCATCGGCAGCGTGGCGGGTTTGCTTTATAACCGCTACCAAGCAATCCAACTGCCTGACTACTTGGCTTTCTTCGGCGGGCGGCGCTTTGTGCCTATTGTCACCGGCCTTGCCGCTGTGGTTCTGGGGTTCGCCTTCGGGGCTATCTGGCCTCCCATCCAGCACGGTATTGATTCGCTGGGCCAATGGCTCATTGATGCTGGTGAGTTAGGGCTATTTGTCTATGGAGTGCTCAATCGGCTACTGATCGTTACTGGCCTGCACCATGTGCTCAACAGCTTGGTATGGTTTGTTTTTGGCAGCTTTGACACGGCATCTGGGGCGGTAGTTAGCGGGGATCTTAATCGCTTCTTCGCAGGTGATCCTACCGCAGGCCGCTTTATGGCGGGCTTTTTCCCAGTGATGATGTTCGGCCTGCCAGCCGCAGCGCTGGCCATGTACCATGCAGCGCCGAAGGGACGACGTGCGCAGGTGGGCGGTCTTCTGTTATCGCTGGCATTGACCGCTTTTCTGACCGGCGTCACCGAACCCATTGAATTCACTTTTATGTTTTTGGCGCCGCTGCTCTATGTCATGCACGCTTTGCTGACCGGTATCTCAGTGGCTCTGCTGCACTGGCTTGATGTTAAACTGGGCTTCACTTTTTCCGCCGGGGCCTTCGACTTCGCGCTCTCGTATGGGCTTTCTACCAATGGTTGGCTGATGTTGCCGGTAGGGTTGGCCTATTTCATTATTTACTACACGATTTTCCGCTGGGCGATTGTGCGTTTCGACCTGCCAACGCCGGGTCGTGACCCAGAGACAGTAGCGCCCGTTGGGGCGGAAGCTGCTCCCAGTGAGCGAGGCCCAGCCTTCGTTGCCGCTCTGGGGGGCGCAGCAAACCTGCAAAGCGTTGGCGCCTGTACGACTCGGCTTCGCTTAGTATTGGACAACCCTGATGCTATCGACGAGGCGGCTCTCAAGACGCTCGGATCACGCGGGCTCCTGCGCCTTCAAGGCGGTGGACTTCAGGTCATTGTAGGGCCTATCGCCGACGCAGTGGTTGATGATATACGCGCCGCGCTAAGCGCCACTGGTGAAGCACCGGTGCAGCCTGCCGAACCAGGGTCGCCTAACTCTGTTGCGCCCCCGTCAATGGCCATAGCGCCCATAACACCTCAGACTCGTCAGGCTTGGGAGCAAGCGCTGGGCGGTGCGCGCAATGTGCATAGTGCAACAGCGGTGGCATCCACTCGGCTGCGTTTGGAACTAGCTAATGTCTCTGTGCTAGACGAGACGGCTCTGGCTGGCCTGGGGGCCCACGGCCTGCAGCGACTGCAGCGAGGTGTGATCCATATAATCTTGGATGAACAAGCAGAGGCGGTCGCCCTGGGGCTATCATCCCATTGA